One window of the Podospora pseudopauciseta strain CBS 411.78 chromosome 4, whole genome shotgun sequence genome contains the following:
- the DBF4 gene encoding Cdc7p-Dbf4p kinase complex regulatory subunit (COG:D; COG:L; EggNog:ENOG503P0IC) yields MAAVSLSPAPFHQLSAMSTARRVPLSNNPNVANSPMRTSAALNGAKKVRSHAELLREEPYGQPPPAKRQMIERGVASPSRTKPSRTIVHRGTTTRAAVTTSQKTSQGAVEKASQLELAEWRATYSARFPTWVFYFESVPDEQRSRLAKRVTNLGAREEKFFSIDVTHVITTRPIPRAEKNSAHDQENAAESHGSEQPKTIDPSLLNRVAEAPPVRRKLVFDTSRRMPVPGQDAKPQKSRSTDILLRAQDMKMKLWSVDKLTRFLEALEAEPHKSTNHGRTGTGKTTDRSNLRQLLQQERVHGPSDRDPTVATKEMHHFKGPYIYIYDMEEKTKPVMAREYAKVADKKDGEWPQFRVASAGRCPFVQDYEVPEKENREKTKAKERAAKAAAAENAAKLQPPEVPAPKPATGKRTLAVMEDGQNRGTPPVAAADALDRSRVSNPPQMEFRTQNAFMSHAKAGRLLAGEPVASGLQQSAVTSAIRSQMISSTSGVLGAKAGTSKEIHGLQRKVLAKAGPPAVSQDLSSRRMAEMSHDSTTFVRSASASRATHRKLETVDEEEAAKQREKLRRTVSLPVAQRQKRDPKPGYCENCMDKFDDFDEHILTRKHRKFAENDDNWVQLDALLALLKRRPRHRHEVDNDEW; encoded by the exons ATGGCCGCAGTATCTCTATCGCCTGCCCCCTTCCACCAGCTCTCTGCCATGTCGACCGCCAGGAGAGTTCCTCTTTCGAATAATCCCAATGTCGCCAATTCGCCTATGCGTACCTCGGCCGCCCTCAATGGTGCCAAAAAGGTTCGCTCCCATGCCGAGCTCCTTAGGGAGGAGCCTTATGgccaacctccaccagcaaAGCGCCAGATGATCGAGCGCGGTGTCGCATCCCCCAGCCGAACGAAACCATCCCGAACTATCGTCCACAGAGGAACCACCACCCGCGCTGCTGTCACCACCTCGCAAAAGACTTCACAGGGAGCCGTTGAAAAGGCTTCTCAATTGGAGCTCGCCGAGTGGAGGGCCACCTACAGCGCTCGCTTCCCAACCTGGGTCTTTTACTTTGAGAGTGTTCCTGATGAGCAGCGGTCCAGATTGGCCAAGCGGGTCACTAACCTTGGTGCT CGCGAGGAAAAGTTCTTCTCGATCGATGTGACTCACGTTATCACCACCCGGCCGATCCCCCGTGCCGAAAAAAACTCGGCCCACGATCAGGAAAATGCCGCCGAATCCCATGGCTCCGAGCAGCCAAAGACGATAGACCCATCGCTGTTAAATCGTGTTGCGGAGGCACCTCCTGTGAGGAGGAAGCTTGTGTTTGATACGAGTCGGAGGATGCCAGTCCCAGGGCAGGATGCCAAACCACAAAAGTCACGCAGCACAGACATCTTGCTCCGCGCTCAGGACATGAAAATGAAGTTATGGTCGGTCGACAAGCTCACGAGATTTCTTGAAGCATTGGAGGCGGAGCCGCACAAGAGCACCAACCATGGCCGCACAGGGACCGGCAAGACGACGGATCGATCTAACCTTCGTCAACTTCTTCAGCAGGAGCGGGTACATGGCCCGTCAGATCGTGATCCGACGGTTGCTACCAAGGAGATGCATCACTTCAAGGGCCCGTATATCTACATTTACGATATGGAAGAGAAGACGAAACCGGTCATGGCCCGCGAATATGCCAAGGTTGCCGATAAGAAGGATGGAGAGTGGCCGCAGTTCCGTGTAGCTTCTGCTGGCCGGTGCCCATTTGTGCAGGATTATGAGGTCCCAGAAAAGGAGAACCGTGAAAAGACGAAAGCAAAGGAGCGCGCCGCCAAGGCAGCTGCCGCCGAAAATGCTGCCAAACTTCAGCCTCCAGAAGTGCCAGCACCCAAGCCCGCTACAGGAAAGCGGACTCTCGCCGTGATGGAAGACGGGCAAAACAGAGGCACCCCGCCAGTCGCCGCGGCTGATGCGTTGGATCGATCTAGGGTttccaaccctccccagaTGGAGTTCCGTACCCAGAACGCCTTTATGAGCCATGCAAAGGCAGGCCGTCTCCTTGCTGGCGAGCCCGTTGCGTCTGGTCTCCAGCAATCTGCCGTAACATCGGCCATCCGCTCCCAGATGATCTCCTCCACTAGTGGTGTGCTAGGTGCCAAGGCGGGCACCAGTAAGGAGATCCACGGGTTGCAACGTAAGGTGCTGGCGAAGGCCGGTCCCCCTGCTGTGTCCCAGGACTTGAGCTCGCGCCGCATGGCTGAGATGAGCCACGATAGCACCACGTTTGTCCGGTCTGCGAGTGCTAGCAGAGCTACACACCGCAAGCTCGAAACtgtcgatgaagaggaggcggCGAAACAGAGAGAGAAGTTGCGTAGAACAGTCAGTTTGCCCGTTGCACAAAGACAGAAGCGTGATCCCAAGCCAGGGTATTGCGAGAACTGCATGGATAAGTTTGATGATTTTGACGAg CATATTCTTACCCGCAAGCATCGCAAGTTTGCAGAAAATGACGATAACTGGGTTCAGCTCGATGCCCTCCTCGCGCTTCTCAAACGCCGTCCCCGTCACAGACACGAAGTTGACAACGACGAGTGGTAA
- the ICP55 gene encoding aminopeptidase (EggNog:ENOG503NTYX; MEROPS:MER0013463; COG:E; BUSCO:EOG09261XGL): MRLSRGRAALRQLNLVSSPNRQQIYRPLQQSLTLTGARLKPFRNYATSVSAADLEFGQPVYETHPHILKPGEITQGITAREYASRRSRLALSLPPDGVALLAAADLKYRSGAVFYPYRQDSNFLYLTGFLEPESLAVIRKTGPGPDDYLFSLFCRPKDPRAEQWSGPWSGLSAAEDVFNADNSYDISRASTTLPSLLRGASKIFTDIPPSLTTPSNIGPLLKSLSLPTSPLQTLVNTLRAIKSPAEVAAMRHAGQVSGRVITSAMRRPWTLEKDLHAYLDYGFTQHGLSGPAYVPVVAGASRGCMIHYVHNTSDLPANSTVLVDAGGEYGYYVTDITRTWPVSGKFSPAQKDLYNAVLTVQRQCVALCRENAGVSLDEIHRAAENGLREQLALLGFEGLTAGTKRWTGKGGEDLMDVLFPHHVGHYVGLDVHDVPGYGRSVALKKGHCVTVEPGVYVPDDDRFPKHFRGLAVRIEDSVAVDEEGPHVLTTEAVKEVEDIEALR; this comes from the exons ATGAGATTATCAAGAGGCAGAGCTGCCTTGCGGCAACTGAATCTGGTCTCATCCCCAAATAGACAGCAAATATACCGACCACTCCAACAATCCCTCACCCTTACCGGTGCAAGATTAAAACCTTTTCGCAACTATGCCACCTCAGTCTCAGCAGCCGATCTAGAATTCGGCCAACCCGTCTATGAGACACACCCTCACATTCTCAAACCAGGCGAAA TAACCCAAGGCATCACCGCCCGCGAATACGCCTCCCGCCGCTCCCGCCtagccctctccctccctcccgacGGCGTGGctctcctcgccgccgccgacctCAAATACCGCTCCGGCGCCGTCTTCTACCCCTACCGTCAAGACTCCAACTTCCTCTACCTCACCGGCTTCCTCGAGCCCGAATCCCTCGCCGTAATCCGCAAAACCGGCCCCGGCCCCGACGACTATCTGTTTTCCCTCTTCTGCCGCCCCAAAGACCCCCGCGCAGAACAATGGTCCGGCCCCTGGTCCGGCCTCTCGGCAGCAGAAGACGTCTTCAACGCAGACAACAGCTACGACATCTCCcgcgcctccaccaccctcccctccctcctccgcggCGCCTCCAAAATCTTCACCGACATCCCCCCCtcgctcaccaccccctccaacatcgggcccctcctcaaatccctctccctgcccacctcccccttaCAAACCCTAGTCAACACCCTCCGCGCGATAAAATCCCCCGCCGAAGTCGCCGCCATGCGCCACGCCGGCCAGGTCTCGGGCAGGGTGATTACCTCGGCCATGCGCCGCCCCTGGACCCTAGAAAAAGACCTCCACGCCTACCTCGACTACGGCTTCACGCAGCACGGCCTCAGCGGGCCAGCCTATGTccctgttgttgctggcgcAAGCAGAGGTTGCATGATCCACTACGTGCATAACACGTCCGACCTGCCCGCCAACTCCACCGTGCTGGTCGATGCGGGGGGTGAGTACGGGTACTACGTCACTGACATCACGCGGACCTGGCCGGTGTCTGGAAAATTCTCCCCTGCTCAAAAAGACCTCTACAATGCTGTGCTTACCGTTCAGAGGCAGTGCGTGGCGCTGTGCAGGGAGAACGCGGGGGTTAGTCTAGATGAGATTCACCGCGCGGCGGAGAATGGGTTGAGGGAGCAGCTGGCGTTgttggggtttgaggggtTGACAGCGGGGACGAAGAGGTGGacggggaagggaggggaggatctGATGGATGTGCTGTTTCCTCATCATGTCGGGCATTATGTCGGGTTGGATGTTCATGATGTTCCCGGGTATGGACGGTCGGtggcgttgaagaagggaCACTGCGTGACGGTGGAGCCGGGGGTGTATGTACCGGATGATGATAGGTTTCCCAAGCATTTTAGGGGGTTGGCGGTCAGAATTGAGGATAGCGTTgcggtggatgaggaggggccGCATGTGCTGACGACTGAGGCGGTtaaggaggtggaggatattGAAGCGCTGAGGTAG
- a CDS encoding hypothetical protein (COG:K; EggNog:ENOG503P3ST), producing the protein MDSDPLRHLEFFSMPNNQTVNPVDQPFMTSTSSQAPPIWDTTGMGLDGGISMSPSTAPTPLSLDSIAQPSSLTGFNSISPGISSASQASAHSRQPRPVLPARGVRRDAHERKRSRLSMDATPLDSVDYWLDFDKDEGLASIPEGVEASRREGELRPPVKRSSRNTAHAGGRLKHEETMDDSALDNALSDDDDDDDGFSSINLADHMSKIESAPPPEVPPREGLYSTPLSWERPQPGLRMDSLIGLNNQALNEAEQRRLIAIAMNPGSSMGGLGSNLNLNFTGLNPGMSTPFTAGGSGSGSMGMGMGMGMGMGMGGGTGGPKPVSPPHSTTPHPKPGSLHQLKRQGSVSDSKAKEKVKAAGGDRTAHNDIERKYRTNLKDKISELRDAVPSLRTIPENEEGEDPNQPSRAPKVSKGAVLTKATEYIHWLERRNKQIVQEHRELSRRLQAFEQLLNATARPQYMMPTYSRTLFDPRGFC; encoded by the exons ATGGACTCGGACCCGCTAAGACACCTCGAGTTCTTCTCGATGCCCAATAACCAG ACGGTCAACCCGGTCGACCAGCCATTCATGACCAGCACCTCGTCTCAGGCACCACCAATATGGGACACCACCGGTATGGGCCTGGATGGTGGCATTTCTATGTCACCTTCCACAGCACCAACCCCTCTGTCACTGGATTCCATCGCCCAGCCCTCCTCGCTCACCGGCTTCAACAGTATCTCGCCAGGCATTTCTTCCGCATCCCAAGCTTCAGCTCACAGCAGGCAGCCGCGGCCAGTATTACCAGCACGAGGCGTGCGGAGGGACGCCCACGAGCGGAAACGGTCAAGGCTCAGTATGGACGCAACGCCGCTAGATTCTGTGGATTACTGGCTGGATTTCGACAAGGATGAGGGGCTGGCCAGTATTCCCGAGGGCGTTGAGGCTTCTAGACGTGAGGGAGAACTAAGACCACCTGTAAAGCGGAG TTCCAGAAACACTGCGCATGCGGGGGGTAGGCTAAAACACGAGGAGACGATGGACGACAGCGCGTTGGACAATGCTCTCtcggatgacgacgacgacgatgacgggTTTTCTTCGATTAATCTTGCCGACCACATGTCCAAGATCGAATCTGCGCCACCACCCGAGGTTCCGCCGCGGGAAGGGCTCTACTCGACGCCGCTTAGCTGGGAACGACCGCAGCCGGGCCTGCGCATGGACTCTTTGATTGGTCTTAACAATCAGGCTTTGAACGAGGCGGAACAGAGGAGGCTAATAGCGATTGCCATGAATCCGGGGTCGAGTAtgggagggttagggtcgAATCTGAACTTGAATTTTACGGGATTGAACCCGGGGATGAGCACACCTTTTACGGCAGGGGGTTCGGGTAGTGGAAgtatgggaatgggaatgggcatgggaatgggaatggggatgggtggCGGTACAGGTGGTCCAAAACCAGTGTCACCGCCCCATTCGACGACACCTCACCCGAAACCAGGATCTTTGCACCAGCTAAAACGACAGGGCAGTGTCAGTGAcagcaaggccaaggagaaggtcaaggcaGCAGGAGGGGACCGGACGGCGCATAACGATATCGAGAGGAAATACCGGACGAATTTGAAGGATAAGATCTCGGAGTTGAGAGATGCTGTTCCATCGCTGAGGACGATACCTGAAaatgaggaaggggaggacCCGAATCAGCCATCGAGGGCGCCTAAAGTCAGCAAG GGTGCGGTCCTGACTAAAGCAACCGAGTACATACACTGGCTCGAGCGTCGAAACAAACAGATCGTGCAGGAACACCGCGAGCTCTCAAGACGGTTGCAGGCCTTTGAACAACTTTTGAACGCGACGGCAAGACCGCAGTACATGATGCCGACGTATAGTAGGACGCTTTTCGATCCGAGAGGGTTCTGTTGA
- the atg12 gene encoding Ubiquitin-like protein (BUSCO:EOG09265EKJ; EggNog:ENOG503P5PA; COG:U) — protein MASSPSPSRPTTDDTNTSPPASPVLEGRDSPDLPLTMTASTVLMTLPRDATTALAAAGAFPQEKVIVRFRPVGAAPVVPREQVKVSSSYKFENVVAHLRRSLKVRDTDSVFLYINSTFAPSLDEVVGNLWRCFKDSENRLNVSYSITPAFG, from the exons ATGGCATcctcaccttcaccctcccgCCCGACAACGGACGACACCaatacatcaccaccagcatccCCTGTTTTGGAAGGTCGTGACTCTCCGGATCTGCCCCTCACCATGACAGCATCCACAGTTTTAATGACCCTGCCCCGTGATGCCACAACTGCCCTCGCCGCTGCCGGAGCCTTCCCTCAGGAGAAAGTCATCGTGCGTTTCCGGCCTGTCGGAGCAGCCCCGGTCGTACCTCGAGAGCAGGTCAAGGTTTCCAGCAGCTACAAGTTTGAGAATGTTGTAGCCCATCTGAGGAGATCTCTCAAGGTCAGGGATACAGACAGTGTGTTTCTCTACATTAACAGCACCTTTGCCCCGTCACTAGACGAGGTAGTGGGCAACCTATGGAGG TGCTTCAAAGACTCGGAAAACAGACTGAATGTGTCCTACTCGATTACTCCTGCGTTTGGATAG
- the ECM31 gene encoding cell wall biogenesis and architecture protein (EggNog:ENOG503NV9A; COG:H; BUSCO:EOG09263FTE), which yields MYLSSLSSVARRSCATLSRGTRPPPTTLLTTSTLNTTTPLASVFRQKHASNQQTRSSSHSPMGTPPTNPRKKVTIGTLRAMHKRREPITMITAHDFPSAHVADAAGMDMVLVGDSLAMVALGMEDTSEVLLEEMLLHCRSVARATRAAFTIGDLPMGSYEIAPEQALETAIRFVKEGRMQGIKLEGGKEMAPTIAKITRAGIPVLGHVGLTPQRQNALGGFRVQGKTSDGAMKVLEDALAIQEAGCFAMVLEAVPAEVASIITEKLSVPTIGIGAGNGCSGQVLVQVDMTGNFPPGRFLPKFVKKYGDVWSESLRAIETYRDEVKSRQYPAPEHTYPIPKDELEAFAETVKDV from the exons ATGTACCTATCATCACTGTCCTCAGTTGCTCGGAGGTCGTGCGCTACCCTTTCCAGGGGcacacgaccaccaccaacaacactattaacaacatcaacactcaacaccacaacacccCTGGCCTCTGTATTCCGCCAAAAACATGCATCAAATCAACAAACCAGAAGCagctcccactcccccatGGGCACgccacccaccaacccccgcaAAAAGGTCACCATCGGTACCCTCCGAGCCATGCACAAGAGGCGTGAGCCTATTACCATGATCACTGCCCATGACTTCCCCAGCGCCCATGTGGCAGATGCCGCCGGCATGGACATGGTCCTCGTTGGCGACAGCCTTGCCATGGTGGCCCTCGGCATGGAAGATACATCAGAGGTTCTTTTGGAAGAGATGCTGTTACACTGTCGATCCGTTGCACGTGCCACCCGAGCTGCCTTTACT ATTGGTGACCTTCCCATGGGCTCATACGAGATCGCCCCAGAACAGGCTCTCGAGACAGCCATCCGGTTTGTCAAAGAGGGCCGCATGCAAGGTATCAAGCTTGAAGGCGGCAAAGAGATGGCTCCCACCATTGCCAAAATCACCAGAGCCGGCATTCCAGTACTTGGCCATGTAGGCCTCACTCCTCAACGGCAGAATGCCCTGGGTGGTTTCAGAGTCCAAGGCAAGACGTCTGACGGTGCTATGAAGGTGCTGGAAGATGCACTCGCCATTCAAGAAGCCGGGTGCTTTGCCATGGTCCTGGAGGCAGTCCCTGCCGAGGTGGCATCCATTATCACTGAGAAGCTCTCTGTTCCAACTATTGGCATTGGTGCTGGAAACGGCTGCTCTGGTCAGGTGCTTGTACAGGTCGACATGACGGGCAACTTTCCCCCTGGAAGGTTTCTCCCCAAGTTTGTCAAGAAGTATGGCGATGTCTGGTCAGAGAGTCTCCGGGCCATTGAGACTTATCGAGACGAGGTCAAGAGTCGGCAATATCCAGCCCCTGAGCACACGTACCCGATTCCAAAGGACGAGCTCGAGGCGTTCGCGGAGACGGTCAAGGATGTGTAA
- the saf4 gene encoding Protein saf4 (COG:S; EggNog:ENOG503NUV9) produces MQGFNMGRYVPPDLEGLLTSGNPLHKKHPLGPRASKPGLLTVRFEMPFPIWCATCPQPTLIPQGVRFNASKSRSGSYHTTPIYTFTLRHPPCSGTITIQTDPKNTDYVVLSGARRQNVATSTDDLVTTSIKTQREKEEERETAFGKLEKTIADREQARDATVRIDELRDSNERLWEDPFTANRRLRAGFREGRKRREREEERDEGIRERMGLRIKLLPEREEDGLRAGLVDFGGVSEGNEGMGVERVLARPLFEDGKKKEGLKKEGKGRLKRDIKADRMRESLVEEIRTNTRAMKDPFLVAFGDNKSSRDKGGGLLPGLKKRKRGAEDEGEKPIPALAPTQPEDTLAGGGKGELKPTAPAGQRALLVSYDSDSA; encoded by the coding sequence ATGCAAGGCTTCAACATGGGCCGCTACGTCCCCCCAGACCTCGAAGGCCTCCTCACCTCAggcaaccccctccacaaaaAACATCCCCTCGGCCCCCGCGCCTCCAAACCCGGCCTCCTCACCGTCCGCTTCGAGATGCCTTTCCCCATCTGGTGCGCCACCTgcccccaaccaaccctcatcccccaaGGCGTCCGCTTCAACGCCTCCAAATCTCGCTCCGGTTCCTACCACACCACCCCAATCtacaccttcaccctccGCCACCCCCCTTGCTccggcaccatcaccatccagACCGACCCCAAAAACACAGACTATGTCGTCCTCTCGGGCGCCCGGAGACAAAACGTCGCTACCTCGACTGATGATTTAGTCACGACGAGCATCAAGACGcagagggaaaaggaagaggagagggagacggCGTTTGGGAAGCTGGAAAAGACGATTGCGGATAGGGAGCAGGCGAGGGATGCGACGGTTAGGATAGATGAGTTGCGGGATAGTAATGAGAGGCTGTGGGAGGACCCGTTTACTGCCAACAGGAGGCTGAGGGCGGGGTtcagggaggggaggaagaggcgggaacgggaggaggagagggatgaggggataagggagaggatggggttgaggaTCAAGTTGCTTCCtgaaagggaggaggatgggttgAGGGCGGGATTGGTTGATTTTGGGGGTGTGTCCGAGGGGAAcgaggggatgggggtggagagggtttTGGCGAGGCCGTTGTTTGAGGatgggaaaaagaaagaggggcttaaaaaggagggaaaggggaggttgaagagggatATTAAAGCTGacaggatgagggagagtttggtggaggagattaGGACAAATACCAGGGCGATGAAAGACCCGTTCTTGGTTGCTTTTGGGGATAACAAAAGCAGCAGGGacaaggggggtggtttgctTCCTGGGttaaagaaaaggaagcgGGGGGCAGAGGACGAGGGTGAGAAACCGATACCGGCACTGGCACCGACGCAGCCAGAAGATACCCTCGCTGGAGGTGGCAAAGGGGAGCTTAAGCCGACAGCGCCTGCAGGGCAGCGTGCTCTACTCGTGAGTTACGACTCTGACTCGGCTTAA
- a CDS encoding hypothetical protein (CAZy:GH43; EggNog:ENOG503NY3G; COG:G; CAZy:CBM91), with translation MVFGMRHFSERWTTLKLVTMKSLLLLGLSACLSASLGHAANSTIYNPIFPGFYPDPSCIFVPEWDDTFFCASSSFNAFPGIPIHASKDLQNWKLIGHVLNRKEQLPRLAETNRSTSGIWAPTIRFHDDTFWLVTTLVDDDRPQADFTRWDNIIFKGKDPYDPASWSNAIHFNLTGYDPEPFWDVDGKAYINAAHAWQVGPYIEQAEVNLDTGEVGEWNVIWNGTGGLAPEGPHIYHKDGWYYLLAAEGGTGVNHMVTMARSKNVSGPYESYVNNPVLSNANTSSLFQTVGHADLFHDGNGNWWGVALSTRSGPEYIHYPMGRETIMTAVSWPEGEYPVWTPISGEVSGWPLPPAARDIKGVGPFVNHPTPEILTFSNDTALPAHITHWRYPNPSSFTISPPEKPNTLRINPSNINLTALNGNYAGPGGQSFISRRQQDTLFTFSVDLDFSPTAIEEEAGVSAFLTQNHHLDIGIVLLPPSASTATLLPGQPAGQEEEALIPQIRFRGESYVPVPKPIIAPVPKAWRDGKLRLEIKAANRTHYSFSVGPAGRQSLMQTLLYASNEPVSWGFTGVLLGVYATNNGRNGTTPAYVSNWQYLPQGQFRD, from the exons ATGGTCTTTGGCATGAGACATTTCTCAGAGAGATGGACAACGTTGAAGTTGGTTACCATGAAGTCACTCTTATTACTGGGCTTGTCAGCCTGTCTCTCAGCTTCGTTGGGGCACGCGGCCAACTCCACCATCTACAACCCGATATTCCCGGGCTTCTATCCGGATCCAAGTTGTATCTTTGTCCCTGAGTGGGATGATACCTTTTTTTGTGCTTCGTCGAGCTTCAATGCCTTTCCAGGAATTCCTATTCACGCGAGCAAGGACCTGCAGAACTGGAAGCTGATTGGGCATGTGCTGAACCGCAAGGAGCAACTCCCCAGGCTGGCGGAGACGAATAGATCAACCAG TGGCATTTGGGCACCGACCATCAGATTTCACGATGACACTTTTTGGCTTGTCACGACACTGGTAGATGATGACCGCCCTCAGGCAGATTTTACCAGATGGGATAAC ATTATCTTCAAGGGCAAGGATCCGTACGACCCAGCCTCGTGGTCGAATGCCATCCACTTCAATCTTACTGGTTACGATCCTGAGCCTTTTTGGGATGTAGATGGAAAGGCTTACATCAACGCCGCCCACGCATGGCAAGTTGG ACCTTACATTGAACAAGCGGAAGTCAACCTTGACACGGGAGAAGTTGGCGAATGGAACGTCATATGGAACGGAACCGGCGGCCTTGCCCCTGAAGGACCGCATATCTACCACAAGGATGGATGGTATTATCTCCTGGCTGCAGAGG GTGGAACTGGTGTTAACCACATGGTCACGATGGCTCGCTCAAAGAATGTTTCTGGACCCTACGAGTCATATGTGAACAACCCGGTCTTGTCCAATGCCAATACCTCAAGTCTTT TCCAAACCGTAGGCCATGCGGATCTCTTTCATGATGGCAATGGAAACTGGTGGGGTGTTGCTTTGTCCACTCGCTCAGGTCCTGAATACATACACTATCCCATGGGACGGGAAACCATCATGACGGCTGTATCCTGGCCTGAGGGAGAGTACCCAGTTTGGACACCCATCAGCGGTGAAGTGAGCGGTTGGCCTCTGCCGCCTGCGGCACGGGATATCAAAGGGGTGGG GCCATTTGTCAACCATCCGACACCCGAGATtctcaccttctccaacgATACCGCTCTCCCAGCCCACATCACGCACTGGCGTTACCCCAATCCATCCTCCTTTACCATCTCGCCGCCTGAGAAGCCAAACACTCTGCGAATCAACCCTTCGAACATCAACCTGACCGCTCTGAATGGAAATTACGCCGGCCCAGGTGGTCAGAGCTTCATCTCGCGCCGACAGCAAGACACACTTTTTACTTTCTCCGTCGACCTTGACTTTTCTCCCACAGCCatcgaagaagaagccggTGTATCTGCTTTCTTGACACAGAACCACCATCTCGACATTGGGATCGTGCTGCTGCCTCCAAGTGCCAGCACTGCGACTCTCTTGCCGGGACAGCCCGCGggacaagaagaggaggctcTGATTCCGCAGATCAGGTTCAGGGGGGAATCCTACGTGCCTGTTCCGAAGCCCATCATTGCCCCTGTGCCCAAGGCTTGGAGAGATGGAAAACTGAGGTTGGAGATCAAGGCTGCGAATAGGACTCATTACAGCTTCAGTGTTGGGCCAGCGGGGAGACAGAGCTTGATGCAGACGTTGTTGTATGCGAGTAATGAGCCTGTTAGTTGGGGTTTTACTG GGGTGCTCCTTGGCGTATATGCCACGAATAACGGGAGAAATGGGACGACACCGGCATATGTCTCGAACTGGCAGTATCTGCCTCAGGGGCAGTTCAGAGACTAA